The Streptococcus sp. oral taxon 431 nucleotide sequence GTGTTGAGGATGCTGGCTTGGAAATCCTTGAGGCACGTATTACTTACCTAGCTTACGCCCCAGAAATTGCTGCTGTCATGCTTCAACGTCAACAAGCATCAGCCATTATTGATGCACGTAAGATGATTGTTGATGGCGCTGTAGGAATGGTTGAAATGGCACTAGAACGTCTCAATGAAGGAGAATTAGTAGAACTTGACGAAGAACGAAAAGCAGCGATGGTTTCAAATCTCCTAGTCGTTCTCTGTGGCAATCATGATGCACAACCAATTGTCAACACAGGAAGTCTTTACTAAAGATGGCTGAAGCTAAAAAAAAGCAGATTCCCCTTCGACTCTCAACAAAGTTATACGCTGCACTTGCATCATGGGCAGAAGACGACTTTCGTTCAGTCAATGGGCAAATCGAATATCTCCTTACAGAATGTGTCAAACAACGGAAGAAAGACGGAAAATACGTATCAGAAACCATTGACGAACCATTTGAGATTGATATTTAACACCTTCTCCTGTCTGCTAGGTCGGACAGGAGAATTTTTTCATCTTTTTTTGTCAAGTAACTTTACTTTACAAAAAAAATGTGTTATCCTAGTATGGTTGATGAAAATCAGTAGATTGAATCGAATATAAATACCTAAAGGAGAAATCAAAATGGCAGTACCTGCACGTCGCACTTCAAAAGCGAAGAAAAACAAACGTCGTACACACTACAAAGTAACAGCTCCATCTGTAAACTTTGACGAAACTACTGGAGATTACTCACGTTCTCACCGTGTATCACTTAAAGGATACTACAAAGGACGTAAAATCGCTAAAGCTGCATCAGCTGAATAATAGAAGGGAGATACCATGCGCGTAAATATTACACTTGAACACAAAGAATCTGGTGAACGCTTGTACCTTACTTCTAAAAACAAACGTAACACTCCAGACCGTCTTCAATTGAAGAAATACTCACCAAAACTTCGCAAACACGTTGTGTTTACAGAGGTGAAATAATCATTCAATACGAATCAATACAGAAGAAAAACGCATTCAAGCGTTTTTTCTTTTTTTCGATTTCAATACATTTCACTATATTTCAGTCCAAACTCTACCTTTTTCTCTACCTTTTTTAGATAAATATATCATCTGGATATTGAAGTTAAGCCCTGCTATCATTTCGATGGCAGGGCTTTTTAATGTTTGGTACACTACCTTCTTATCTATATTTTGATGGAGCTGAAGTTGACATCTACAAAGTTTAATGTTAAAATACATTCAAAAATATATTTGAATGAGGTGTTTTATGATTCAAAATGTTGTTACTTCAATAATCCTGTATTCTGGGACAGCCGTAGACTTACTTATTATCCTAATGTTATTTTTTGCCAAAAGAAAAAGCAGAAAAGACATCATTAACATCTATTTAGGACAATTTCTAGGCTCTGTTAGTCTAATATTGCTAAGTTTACTTTTTGCATTTGTCTTAAATTATATTCCTAGTAAAGAGATTTTAGGTTTGCTCGGTTTGATTCCAATTTTCCTAGGACTCAAAGTTTTGCTTTTAGGAGATTCTGATGGAGAAGCTATTGCAAAAGATGGTTTGCGCAAAGATAATAAAAACCTGATTTTTTTAGTCGCTATGATTACTTTTGCAAGTTGTGGTGCTGACAATATTGGTGTTTTTGTCCCATATTTTATTACCTTAAATTTAGCGAATTTGATAGTGGCTTTACTTACCTTTCTAGTCATGATTTATCTCTTGGTTTTTTCTGCCCAAAAATTGGCACAAGTCCCTTCTGTTGGAGAAACTTTGGAAAAATATAGCAGATGGTTTATTGCTGTTGTTTATTTAGGATTGGGGATGTATATCCTGATTGAAAACAACAGCTTTGACATGCTAAGGACTGTGTTCGGCTAGGAGAAAAAATTATGAAAAAAGATAGTATCTGCCAAGTGAATATTATAAATCAACAAAATGTTACAACCGCAACGAACTACCTTGAAAAGGAAAAAGTCCAAAAATCACTTCGTATTTTATCAAAGTTTACCGATAATAAACAGATAAATATCATCTTTTATCTCCTTGCTGTTGAAGAGCTCTGTGTCTGCGATATAGCCTGTTTACTAAATCTCAGTATGGCATCTGCCTCCCACCATCTTCGTAAACTAGCCAATCAAAACATCTTGGATACTAGAAGAGAGGGGAAAATTATATATTATTTTATAAAAGATGAGGAAATCAAAGACTTTTTTAATCAACTAGGATAACAACTATTTTTACTACTCTACCATTCACTCTACCTTTTATTATGTAGCATTCTAAAAACATTGATGTACCAACGTTTCTAACAGCTAAAATAGAAATTATTTAATCTTTTTATAGAAGTGAAGTAAGCATTCAATACGAATCAATACATAAGAAAAACGCTGATTTCAAGCGTTTTTTCTTTTTGCCAATTTCAATAAAAATTAACTAAATAATTACATTTTTCGTGTAGTTTTTTAAAATCAAACATCAATTTTATTAAAGCATATATTCGTGAGCATATAATTTGTGTGCGCTCTCACATTATGATATACTATATTTAACCCAAATATATTGGGGTTGTGAAAGGAGGGTGCATATTATGTTGTGGTCCATTATTGTAGGAGGTTTTATCGGCCTCGCTGCAGGAGCAATCACTAAAAAAGGTGGCTCAATGGGAGTAATTGCTAATATTTTTGCTGGTTTAATTGGGTCATCCGTCGGCCAATCGCTTTTTGGGACATGGGGACCTTCTCTAGCGGGAATGTCAATTATTCCATCGATTGCTGGTGCGGTGATTGTTGTCGCTGTAGTATCATTCCTTTTGGGTAAAAAAGGTTAAGTTTTTACTCAATCATAAACTATAGATTAAATTTAGTATTGACGGGTAAACCTATAGTTTAGTGCTTTAATTGAAAGGATTTTATATGTCAAAATCAAAGAAAATATTATTGTTTATTTTCTGTATTTTAATCTTGACAGTTTTCCTTCCTATTTTGATAGATTACCACCAGGTTAGTGATTTAGGGATTCAATTGACTAGCTGGCGACAGACATCATTTGAATATTATCTCGCTAGATATGTATTTTGGGGGCTTCTAGGCCTGTCTATCTTAGTTTTATTATGGATGTTAGTAATCCTGTTTTATCCTAGACAATATCTGGAAATAAAACTTGGAACTAAAGACGATAAATTAAAACTAAAAAATTCAGCTATCGAAGGCTTTGTTCGATGTTTATTGGATGAACACAAGATGGTCAAAAATCCCAAAATTCAGGTACATACTCGGAAAAAGAAATGTTTCGTTTCTGTAGAAGGTACAGCTGTTCTTTCAGATAACATTGCTAACAAATTTGAAGTAGTTCAAAACGAAATCACTCAAGGATTGAAAGAATTCTTTGGTATTGATCGAGAGGTTAAACTGGAAGTTTCAGTGAAAGAATATGACCCTCAAAAAGCAGCTAAGAAAATTGTTAGTCGTGTAAAGTAAGGAAGTAAAAAATGGAATGGTTTAAAAAATATCAATACCCAATTCTATGTGGTGTAGTAGGTATTATTCTAGCTTGCTTCATCCTATCCTTTGGTTTCTTTAAAACGATGTTTGTTTTAATTTGTGGAGCTTTAGGAATTTGGTTGGGATACTATGTACAGAAGAATTATTTAAATAAATAAAGGAGTTTCATATGTCAAACGTAGAAAAAAATGCAAATGAAAAACAAGATGTTGTTTCTAAAGATGTTCGAGGAGAATTAACTTACGAAGATAAAGTTATTCAAAAAATTATCGGCCTTTCACTAGATAGAGTTCCAGGACTATTACATGTTGATGGCGGATTTTTCTCAAATCTTACAGAAAAACTTGTTAATACTAACGATGTAACACACGGTGTTAACGTTGAAGTTGGTAAAGAACAAGTAGCAGTTGACTTGAACGTTATCGTAGAGTACAGAAAAAACGTTCCAACTCTATACAAGGAAATCAAAGACGTTATCGTATCAGAAGTTGCGAAAATGACTGATTTAGAAGTAGTTGAAGTTAACGTTAATGTTGTTGACATCAAAACTAAAGAACAACATGAAACAGACTCAGTTAGCCTTCAAGATCGTGTAACTGACGTGGCAGAATCAACAGGCGAGTTCGCGTCAGAACAATTGTCTAGAGTGAAATCTGGTATCGGTTCAGGTGTTGCAGTAGCACAAGAAAAACTTGGCGAAGGCGCTGAGTTCGTTCAAGAAAAAGTTGGCCAAGGTGTTGAAACTGTTAAAGACGCTGCAGCCAAAGCAGAACCACGTGTTCAATAATTACTAATTTAGAAAAAAATAAAAGGAGGACATACTTATGTCTACAGAAGAAAAATTCAATCAAGCAGCAGGATCTGTTAAAGAAGGCGTTGGCAAATTGATCGGCGACAAAGAACTTGAAAGCGAAGGAGCTGCTGAAAAAGTTGTTTCTAAAGTTAAAGAAGTCGCTGAAGATGCAAAAGATGCTGTAGAAGGTGTCGTTGAAGGTGTAAAAAACATGCTTCATAAAGATGATGCTAAATAATTAAATTTAGGTAATCTTTCTATTTTTCTCAAAAACACTCCCAGTTAGGGGGTGTTTTTGTTATTCGTTTTTATCAATGCACGTTTTATAGAGAAAAAAAGAATACAGGACAAACAAATTCCTGTATTCTTAAAATAACTTAGAACAGATATGATAATGAAGCGACTAATAAGATTATAGCGCAAATTATTTTTACGATTTTTACATATTGTTGTTTGAACAATTTATCAGAGAAAAGAGTCAATACAAGCGCAACACAAAACAAAGTAGTTCTTAAAGTCATGATTCATACTCCTTTCGTTATTTTGTTAATCCAGTAAATAAGTTGAATAGTAAGTATTTAATCTGCAAATATGTTTATCTTTTCTGAAAACTCCTTTGGTCATTGATCGGTATCACTATCTATATTTATTATAGCACAAATAACATTATTAAACAATTATATTTATCCTTTATAAACTAACATTTGGCCATTTGACAAGGATGGATACCTGCTCCGAACTTGCTTCTAAAAGGTAGCAGGTTCAACTCTCACTGCCTTTTCTTTCCTCCTATTTTTGAGAGCGCTTGAAATATGTTATAATAGTTCTAGATTATTTTTTTGGAGGCAAACTGTGGGAAATTTTATTGAGCTAGTCTTTCATCGTTTCTTTTTGGGGATGATTGCAACGGTTTATTTTTGGTTATTGACACTAGCAGGAGGTGTGGTTTTTGGTATAGCGCCAGCTAGTGCGACTCTCATGAGTTTATTTGCAGAACACGGCTATTCTTACCGTGCTTATCGTTTCAAGGAAGCATGGGCTTTATTTAAGAGCAATTTTGTTAAAAGCAATCTCAGTTTCTACACCTTTATGGGACTTGACTTGATCTTGATTTATGGGTTGTATCTCATGATCCAATTGCCGCATCAGACCATTATCCACTTGGCAGCAACATTTTTAAATATCTTTCTGGTAGCCTTGGTATTTTTGGCCTATACAGTTTCTCTAAAATTGCAAGTTTATTTTGACTTATCCTATCAAAATACCTTAAAGCTTGCCTTTATCGGAATTTTTATGAGCTTGTCAGCAGTGGCCAAGGTTCTTCTTGGTAGCGTCTTGTTAGCCATCATTGGCTTCTATATGCCAGCCCTTATCATTTTTGTAGGGATTGGTATGTGGCATTTCTTTATTAGTGATTTATTGGAGCCTGTTTATGAAAACATTCATGAAAAATTGGCGTCCAAATAGAATGAAACAGTTTTGGCTTCATTCGCTCCTTCGAACCTATACTTGGGTGATGATTGTCATCATTGCTAGTTTTGCCCTGTTGATTTCCTATGTGAACTGGGATAGTCGCGAAAAAGAAGCAAGACAGGTTTCCCAGCGGGTTTTGACTCGGACAGTGAGTGAGGTTGAGTATTACTATCGAGAATCAGCGCGTTCAGCCCAAAGTTTAGTAGATAATCAAGCGCGAATCGAGGGAATTTATAAGTATTTTAGCCTTAGTACACCGGATTATTTTTACTGGCAACTGGAACGTAAGGCATCACCCTATATTTCTGTATCCATTTATGAAAATATCGATGACCTTTATGTGCGCAATGATTTTGTAACGGGTGTAGCCATTGTCTTGCAAGACTCGACAGAAGTTTATGTTTCGACTAGGGACAATCGTAGTGGTTACAAGGTTTCTGCAGACGCCTTTAAGCCAGATGCTAATAGTTTTGCCGTTCCCGTATCCGATCCAGTATCGGATCAAGCTCTTGGAGTTATTTATGTTTCTGTATCTTCCGATGTTTTTTATAAGGCTATTGACAATACCAGAGGAAATATCCCAATTGCTGTGAGCATCACCTCTCCTTTTGAAACGGAAATGTTTCACCAAGGTGAAAAAAGTGATCGAGAGGAATGGTTGCAAGATGAGACTGCTCATGGTTATCAGGTTCAGGTTGCTGTTCCGCGAGGTTATGTCCTTAGTGGTAGTATCTCTAGTTCTGTCTTTATTCTTGCTTTGAGTCTTCTCTTTATCGTTATTTTATATGTAACCTTGAAAAAAACATTTTCGAAGTATCAAACACAGGTTGTTGACCTAGTGGAAACAATCCATGATATTGCGCAAGGGGAGCAGGGAAAAAGAATTGATCTCACGAAAAAAGACCAGGAATTGCTTGTAATCGCTGAGACGACAAATGATATGTTGGACCGATTGGAGAGAAATATCCATGATATTTACCAGCTTGAACTGAGTCAAAAAGATGCCCATATGCGCGCTCTACAAGCTCAGATAAATCCACATTTCATGTACAATACCCTCGAGTTTATACGGATGTACGCGGTCATGGAAAACCAAAATGAACTAGCGGATATTATCTACGAATTCAGTAGTCTCCTTCGCAACAACATCTCTGATGAGCGAGAAACAACATTAAAGCAAGAAGTGGAGTTTTGTCGGAAGTACAGTTATCTCTGTATGGTTCGATATCCAAAATCCATTGCTTACGGATTTAAGATCGACCCTGGCTTGGAAGAAATGCGCATTCCAAAATTCACCCTCCAACCCTTGGTGGAGAATTATTTTGCTCATGGAGTTGATTATCGACGTACAGATAATGTGATTAGTATCAAGGCCTTGAAAAAAGAAGGCTATGTTGAGATTTTGGTAACCGATAATGGGCGTGGAATGCCTGCCGAAAAATTAGCAGAGCTCCAGGACAAATTAGCTCAAAGAACCTTTGAACATACAGTGGATTATAGTGGGAAACGGCAGTCCATTGGGATTGTCAATGTGCATGAGCGCTTTGTGCTCTACTTTGGTGACCGGTATGATATCAGTGTAGAATCTGTTGAAAAAGAAGGTGTTCGCTATCGAATTACCATTCAAAATGAAGAGAAAGGATAAAGATGTATAAAGTACTTTTAGTGGACGATGAGTACATGATTACAGAAGGTCTCAAACGTTTGATTCCTTTTGATAAGTGGGATATGGAAGTCGTTGCAACAGCCAATCATGCTGACGATGCTCTGGACTACGTTCGAGAACATCCTGTCGATATTGTTATTTCAGATGTCAATATGCCTGACAAGACAGGGCTTGAAATGATTGGGGAGATGAAGGAGTTGTTGCCAAATGCTTACTATATCCTCCTTTCAGGCTACCAAGAATTTGACTATGTCAAAAAAGCCATGAATCTCAATGTCGTTGATTATCTGGTCAAACCAGTCGATAAGGTTGAGCTTGAACACTTGCTTGAAAAAATTGCCAGTCAGCTTGGTGAAAAATCTCATGAGCCCGAAATATTGAGTCAGCAACTCGATGAGGAAGCCTTCAAGACTCATCTCAACCAAAAAGAAAACTGGTGGATTGGACTTTCAAAAGAAAAACAAGGAAATTTTGTCATTCCTTACTACGTTCTAGGTCAAGACTGGCAGATCGTCCTTGCTGATCAGGAATTTGAGGGCTTGTTGGTCATGCCTTTTGAAGCACCTTATCAATCCAACTTTGAAAAATGGAAGCGTGATATTGAAAAGACTCTCTTTTATGGATCGGTCAATTTAAATCAGTCTGAAAGTCTCTTTTCTTATTACGAGCCCATCTATCGAGTGATCATCCAAGGAAATCTCCAGCAGATTATCGAGGAGTTGACCTTACTTGAGAAGATTGTCTTAGAAAACACACCGAGGGTTTCCATTACCAAGCAGCTCTTTACCCAGTTTGTCATGGATGTTTTCCATCTTTTTGAACATTTGAAAGCAGACGATATGACAGATATTGTCAAGAACATTCATGCCATTACAACTTTTGAGGATTTAGTCGCTTATACTAAGGAAACATTGACATCCTTCTTTGGTCAATACCGCATGAATGAAAATGTAGTCAGTGTGCTTGAAGTTATTGGTAGAGACTACAAAAAAGAGCTTTCTCTCAAGGATATCAGCAGGGATCTCTTTATCAATCCCGTTTATTTGGGGCAGTTGATCAAGAAGGAAACCAATTCCACCTTTGCTGAGCTTCTCAATAAGCAACGTATCAAGGCAGCTCAGCAGCTCTTGCTATCTACTAATGATAGTATTGAGGATATTTGCTATACGGTTGGTTACAGTAATGTTGGTTATTTCTATAAGGTCTTTCGAAAACTATGTGGGAAGTCTCCTAAAGCCTACCGTAAACAGGTGGAAACGAACTTGTAGGATTTGTTTTGCTTGTTAAAATATGCTATAATAAACTAAAAAAATATAAGGGGGTTGCTTTGATGAAAAAGAAACCAATCTATCTATGGGTATTACTGATTTTTTCAGCCTTACTCTCAGCAATGTCGCTATTTGGAATCATATCTCCAGTACCTACTGCGGAGGGTATGAACAATCTAGAAACATCAGCATCAGGTGTTAATGCTACTTATGCTAAGGAGCTCGTTGCTTACACCATTAAGGTATCGGAGCATGGTCATTCAATCTTCAGCATTCTCTTGGTTGTCTTATCTGTTATTCTAGTTGTTGTGGCTTTGGTTTTCCTTATTCGTAAAAACCTTCAATTGGCTAACTACACTTATCTTGCTTATGTCTTCGTTGCCATCGTTGGTTCTATCTACAACTTTATCGGCGTTCAGGATGCGGTTTCACTTTTTACAGACCCTAACATCCGTATGGGAGCGGAGCTTGGTGCCAAAGGTTCAGCTATTTTGGGGATCGTACTCAATGTTATCTTCCTAGCAATCGTCTTCTATAAAATGTGGCGTCAGCAAAAAGAATTAACAGAAACTCAAGAAGAGGAAGAACTAGCCTAAGAGTTGACAAAGCATAACTATCAAGATACAATCTTGGTAGTTATTTTTTATGATTCAAAAAAGGAGGAGAAAATGAAAAAAATTTCCTTGGTCTACATCAGTCTGAGTGGAAATACGGAGAGTTTCGTAACACGATTGAAGGCTTACCTATTAGAACAGTATGAGAACATTGAAGTAGAAAAAATTCATATTAAAGACCTAGTCAAGGAAGGAGAGACCTTCTTTGAGATGGCCAATCCCTATGTTGCCTTCCTACCAACTTATCTAGAAGGTGGCAATGGTGTTGACAATGGAGATGTGGAGATTTTGACTACTCCAGTAGGTGATTTTATCGCCTATGGAGACAATGCCAGTAAGTGTTTTGGTGTCGTAGGATCAGGCAATCGTAATTTTAACAACCAATACTGTTTGACGGCTAAACAATACAGCCAGCGCTTT carries:
- a CDS encoding PTS ascorbate transporter subunit IIC, with the translated sequence MAEAKKKQIPLRLSTKLYAALASWAEDDFRSVNGQIEYLLTECVKQRKKDGKYVSETIDEPFEIDI
- the rpmF gene encoding 50S ribosomal protein L32; translation: MAVPARRTSKAKKNKRRTHYKVTAPSVNFDETTGDYSRSHRVSLKGYYKGRKIAKAASAE
- the rpmG gene encoding 50S ribosomal protein L33, which gives rise to MRVNITLEHKESGERLYLTSKNKRNTPDRLQLKKYSPKLRKHVVFTEVK
- a CDS encoding FanG protein, producing the protein MYFNIKLCRCQLQLHQNIDKKVVYQTLKSPAIEMIAGLNFNIQMIYLSKKGREKGRVWTEI
- a CDS encoding CadD family cadmium resistance transporter — translated: MIQNVVTSIILYSGTAVDLLIILMLFFAKRKSRKDIINIYLGQFLGSVSLILLSLLFAFVLNYIPSKEILGLLGLIPIFLGLKVLLLGDSDGEAIAKDGLRKDNKNLIFLVAMITFASCGADNIGVFVPYFITLNLANLIVALLTFLVMIYLLVFSAQKLAQVPSVGETLEKYSRWFIAVVYLGLGMYILIENNSFDMLRTVFG
- the cadX gene encoding Cd(II)/Zn(II)-sensing metalloregulatory transcriptional regulator CadX — protein: MKKDSICQVNIINQQNVTTATNYLEKEKVQKSLRILSKFTDNKQINIIFYLLAVEELCVCDIACLLNLSMASASHHLRKLANQNILDTRREGKIIYYFIKDEEIKDFFNQLG
- a CDS encoding GlsB/YeaQ/YmgE family stress response membrane protein — protein: MLWSIIVGGFIGLAAGAITKKGGSMGVIANIFAGLIGSSVGQSLFGTWGPSLAGMSIIPSIAGAVIVVAVVSFLLGKKG
- the amaP gene encoding alkaline shock response membrane anchor protein AmaP; this encodes MSKSKKILLFIFCILILTVFLPILIDYHQVSDLGIQLTSWRQTSFEYYLARYVFWGLLGLSILVLLWMLVILFYPRQYLEIKLGTKDDKLKLKNSAIEGFVRCLLDEHKMVKNPKIQVHTRKKKCFVSVEGTAVLSDNIANKFEVVQNEITQGLKEFFGIDREVKLEVSVKEYDPQKAAKKIVSRVK
- a CDS encoding DUF2273 domain-containing protein, whose amino-acid sequence is MEWFKKYQYPILCGVVGIILACFILSFGFFKTMFVLICGALGIWLGYYVQKNYLNK
- a CDS encoding Asp23/Gls24 family envelope stress response protein, which encodes MSNVEKNANEKQDVVSKDVRGELTYEDKVIQKIIGLSLDRVPGLLHVDGGFFSNLTEKLVNTNDVTHGVNVEVGKEQVAVDLNVIVEYRKNVPTLYKEIKDVIVSEVAKMTDLEVVEVNVNVVDIKTKEQHETDSVSLQDRVTDVAESTGEFASEQLSRVKSGIGSGVAVAQEKLGEGAEFVQEKVGQGVETVKDAAAKAEPRVQ
- a CDS encoding CsbD family protein; amino-acid sequence: MSTEEKFNQAAGSVKEGVGKLIGDKELESEGAAEKVVSKVKEVAEDAKDAVEGVVEGVKNMLHKDDAK
- a CDS encoding YesL family protein, giving the protein MGNFIELVFHRFFLGMIATVYFWLLTLAGGVVFGIAPASATLMSLFAEHGYSYRAYRFKEAWALFKSNFVKSNLSFYTFMGLDLILIYGLYLMIQLPHQTIIHLAATFLNIFLVALVFLAYTVSLKLQVYFDLSYQNTLKLAFIGIFMSLSAVAKVLLGSVLLAIIGFYMPALIIFVGIGMWHFFISDLLEPVYENIHEKLASK
- a CDS encoding sensor histidine kinase; translated protein: MKNWRPNRMKQFWLHSLLRTYTWVMIVIIASFALLISYVNWDSREKEARQVSQRVLTRTVSEVEYYYRESARSAQSLVDNQARIEGIYKYFSLSTPDYFYWQLERKASPYISVSIYENIDDLYVRNDFVTGVAIVLQDSTEVYVSTRDNRSGYKVSADAFKPDANSFAVPVSDPVSDQALGVIYVSVSSDVFYKAIDNTRGNIPIAVSITSPFETEMFHQGEKSDREEWLQDETAHGYQVQVAVPRGYVLSGSISSSVFILALSLLFIVILYVTLKKTFSKYQTQVVDLVETIHDIAQGEQGKRIDLTKKDQELLVIAETTNDMLDRLERNIHDIYQLELSQKDAHMRALQAQINPHFMYNTLEFIRMYAVMENQNELADIIYEFSSLLRNNISDERETTLKQEVEFCRKYSYLCMVRYPKSIAYGFKIDPGLEEMRIPKFTLQPLVENYFAHGVDYRRTDNVISIKALKKEGYVEILVTDNGRGMPAEKLAELQDKLAQRTFEHTVDYSGKRQSIGIVNVHERFVLYFGDRYDISVESVEKEGVRYRITIQNEEKG
- a CDS encoding response regulator transcription factor, yielding MYKVLLVDDEYMITEGLKRLIPFDKWDMEVVATANHADDALDYVREHPVDIVISDVNMPDKTGLEMIGEMKELLPNAYYILLSGYQEFDYVKKAMNLNVVDYLVKPVDKVELEHLLEKIASQLGEKSHEPEILSQQLDEEAFKTHLNQKENWWIGLSKEKQGNFVIPYYVLGQDWQIVLADQEFEGLLVMPFEAPYQSNFEKWKRDIEKTLFYGSVNLNQSESLFSYYEPIYRVIIQGNLQQIIEELTLLEKIVLENTPRVSITKQLFTQFVMDVFHLFEHLKADDMTDIVKNIHAITTFEDLVAYTKETLTSFFGQYRMNENVVSVLEVIGRDYKKELSLKDISRDLFINPVYLGQLIKKETNSTFAELLNKQRIKAAQQLLLSTNDSIEDICYTVGYSNVGYFYKVFRKLCGKSPKAYRKQVETNL
- a CDS encoding ABC transporter permease, with the translated sequence MKKKPIYLWVLLIFSALLSAMSLFGIISPVPTAEGMNNLETSASGVNATYAKELVAYTIKVSEHGHSIFSILLVVLSVILVVVALVFLIRKNLQLANYTYLAYVFVAIVGSIYNFIGVQDAVSLFTDPNIRMGAELGAKGSAILGIVLNVIFLAIVFYKMWRQQKELTETQEEEELA
- the nrdI gene encoding class Ib ribonucleoside-diphosphate reductase assembly flavoprotein NrdI — encoded protein: MKKISLVYISLSGNTESFVTRLKAYLLEQYENIEVEKIHIKDLVKEGETFFEMANPYVAFLPTYLEGGNGVDNGDVEILTTPVGDFIAYGDNASKCFGVVGSGNRNFNNQYCLTAKQYSQRFGFPVLADFEMRGMLGDIKKVAGIIAELYELEAL